Below is a window of Prosthecobacter sp. DNA.
TGCACATCATCGGCCCGCAGACAGCGCACAAGATTCATCCTGACTCGCTGATCGAAATCGAGCGCCGTCTGGCCGCCATCGCCTCCATCGGCCGCAACCGTGCGCCAAAGGAAATCCATCTCTCGACGTGGTTCCTGCGCTACAACCGCATGTTCTGGGTCACGGTCGATGCCTTGCAGGAGCATTGGGTGCGCGGCCGAATCCACGCACGCATCACCGGCACGTCCGAGGTCACCATCAAGCTGCAAAACATCAGCGCCTTCACCCTCGACATGCCTTCCGGCCATTGTCCGCTGTCCCTGCTCTACAAGCCCACCGTCAGCATTGATGGCCAACTGCTCGAAGTCACCCGTCCAAAGATCGACCGCTCATGGCTCGTGCATTTCCAGATGAAGGGCGGCAAATGGACACAAACCCTCGGCGACGAGGATGCAGGCAAACTCGTGAAGAAGCATGGCCTGCAAGGGCCGATCGACGACGCCTTCATGGACAAGTTCCTGTTCGTGAAACCATCGAAGCCCGGCTGGAGCGAGAAAGTCGATGCCTGGGCCAAGGCTGAGCTGGAACGCGCCCAGTTTGAATGGCGCAGGCAGTTCCGTGGCGATGCACCGGTCAAAGACGACACCGCCATCAGCGATGCTGACATTGCCGCCAACAACCTCGTGCTGTGGGGTGACCCGCAGAGCAATGCGGTTCTCGCCAAGATCGCCGACAAGCTGCCGATTCAGTGGTCCAAAGACAAACTCGTCGCCAACGGCAAAACCTATGACGCCACAACCAACGCGCCTGTCTTGATCTTCCCCAATCCGCTCAATCCCATGAAGTATGTCGTGATCAACAGCGGCTTCACCTACCGCGAATACGATTACCTCAACAACGCCCGCCAAGTGGCCAAGCTGCCGGACTGGGCCGTGATTGACCTCACCAAGCCCAAGAACAGCCAGGGTCCCGGCGGCATCAGCGATGCCGGCTTCTTCGGTGAAAGCTGGGAGTGGAAGCCGCAGCCGGTGAAAAAGTAAGCCATGAAGCAAACGCTTCTCATCCTCACACTGCTTTGGGCTTTTGGTGCAAGTGCGCAGTCGCCCAAGGTCGAAACAGCGTTCACAAACAGCCTGGAGATGCCGTTTGTGCGCGTCGCGAGCATCAACGCGCTGGTCTGCCGCTATGAAACACGGGTGAAGGACTACCAGCCCTTCGCCGCAGCAACGAATGTCGAATGGAAGAAGCCCGACTTCCCGCAGGCGGACGATCATCCTGCCATCAACGTGAGCTGGCAGGATGCGCAGGCATTCTGCGAATGGCTGGGCAAAAAGGAAGGCCGCAAGTATCGCCTGCTCACCGACCGCGAATGGAGCGCGCTGGCCGGATTGAGCGAAAAGCCTGATGTGGCACCGAACCAGCAGCCACCGAGCACCGGTGTGTTTCATTGGGGTCCGCGACCACTTGCCAAAGACGTCGGCAACTTCTGCGACGAGGCCTTCGGCAAAAAGTACCGCGCCAGCTACGATGCGAAATGGCTGGAGATGGATGACGGTCACGCCGACACCGCGCCCGTGGGCAGTTATCCAGCGGATGCGAACGGCTTGTTCGACTTTGCCGGCAACGTCTGGGAATGGGTCGAAGACTGGTATGATCCTCCCAACAACACGCTGCGCATCGTGCGTGGCGGAGCTTTCCGCACGGGTGGGGAAAAGCGCCTACTGGCCTCGTTTCGCGGTCCCGATCCCTACAACGTGCGCCTCGACAGCGTCGGTTTCCGCATCGTGTGCGAGAAGGAATGACTCAAACCATCAGCGGCGGCTGCATCTCGAACGGCGGGATGCGCGTGCAGACGCGGCGACCATCGGGCGTGGTGCCAAAGAAGGAGCCAGTGGCCGTGCTTTCCACTTTGATGACGTGATAGGAGTTGTAGCTGAACGTTTCGCCGGGCGAGAGATTCGGGAACTGGCCGACGACGCCGTCTCCCTCGACGACCATCGTGTCACCATCCGTGTCGCGCACGATCCACTTCCGGCCAAAGATGCGCACGGTTTCCTCCGAGTCGTTGTGGATCGAAACGTGATACACAAACGGGTGTGGACGATCAGGCGGAGCAGGTCGCGTGGGATCGTAGGCAATGCTGTCCACCGTGACTGTGAGTCCAGGCAGCGGGTCGAAATTCATGCGTGAAGTCTAATTCATCGCGCCGCCGCCACAAGCCGGGTTTGCAAAAAGCTCCCCGGCTCCTACCATCGCCCACTCCCACCATGGCCGCCCCTCCCGTCGTTCTCACCATCGCAGGCTCCGATTCCTCCTGCGGTGCGGGTGTACAGGCAGATTTGAAGGCCATTTCGGCCTTGGGCGGCTACGGTTTGAACGCGCTGACCAGCGTGGTCTCGGAGACGCCCGGCATCGTCTCCCAGGTGCGGCTTTTGGACGCGGAATTCATCGTGGATCAAATCCGCGTGCTGTTTGGCGGCTTTCCCGTCGCCGCAGCAAAAACCGGCATGCTTGGCGGGCGTGAGCAGGTGCATGCCGTGGCCGAAACGTGGAAACAGCTCGCCCATGGCCGCATCCCACTGGTGGTCGATCCCGTCATGGTGGCCACCAGCGGCGGGCGTTTGCTCGAAGACGAGGCGGTTCGCACGCTCGTCGATGAACTGCTGCCGCTCGCGACCTTGATCACGCCAAACATGGATGAAGCGCGCGTGTTGTGGGATCGCGAAGTCGCCAGCCTCGAAGACATGGAAGCCTGTGCCCGCGAACTGAGCACCCGCTTTGGCACTGCTGTGCTCGTCAAAGGCGGCCATCTGCGGGGTGATGCCGCCGACGTGCTCTGTCATCAAAACAACCTCTCCTGGCATATCGCACCGCGCACCGCAGGCGTTCACACGCAC
It encodes the following:
- a CDS encoding prolyl oligopeptidase family serine peptidase; this translates as MKRLFLTLIAVSSALADGPKDNQIADVRPIPPPGVAVPDADRARLTEGLKKLRAAIDDAAKAQVKNPQLADLLPDLEIYHKAVDWALRYNEVHKLQELKSADELIAEGLQRAEQFKTGQTPWTKQKGLVVRGYRSRIDGSVQPYGMVIPESYVGAPVRLDAWCHGRGETLSELAFLDQRRKQTGQIAPKGALVLHPYGRYCCANKFAGEIDLIEAIDHASKFYAIDEDRVIVRGFSMGGAAAWQFAVNYADKWCAANPGAGFSETPEFLGGFQNEDVSGAPWYQQKLWHWYNATDNALNLENCPTVAYSGEIDKQKQAADAMEKALRGENVDLLHIIGPQTAHKIHPDSLIEIERRLAAIASIGRNRAPKEIHLSTWFLRYNRMFWVTVDALQEHWVRGRIHARITGTSEVTIKLQNISAFTLDMPSGHCPLSLLYKPTVSIDGQLLEVTRPKIDRSWLVHFQMKGGKWTQTLGDEDAGKLVKKHGLQGPIDDAFMDKFLFVKPSKPGWSEKVDAWAKAELERAQFEWRRQFRGDAPVKDDTAISDADIAANNLVLWGDPQSNAVLAKIADKLPIQWSKDKLVANGKTYDATTNAPVLIFPNPLNPMKYVVINSGFTYREYDYLNNARQVAKLPDWAVIDLTKPKNSQGPGGISDAGFFGESWEWKPQPVKK
- a CDS encoding formylglycine-generating enzyme family protein, whose amino-acid sequence is MKQTLLILTLLWAFGASAQSPKVETAFTNSLEMPFVRVASINALVCRYETRVKDYQPFAAATNVEWKKPDFPQADDHPAINVSWQDAQAFCEWLGKKEGRKYRLLTDREWSALAGLSEKPDVAPNQQPPSTGVFHWGPRPLAKDVGNFCDEAFGKKYRASYDAKWLEMDDGHADTAPVGSYPADANGLFDFAGNVWEWVEDWYDPPNNTLRIVRGGAFRTGGEKRLLASFRGPDPYNVRLDSVGFRIVCEKE
- the thiD gene encoding bifunctional hydroxymethylpyrimidine kinase/phosphomethylpyrimidine kinase, with amino-acid sequence MAAPPVVLTIAGSDSSCGAGVQADLKAISALGGYGLNALTSVVSETPGIVSQVRLLDAEFIVDQIRVLFGGFPVAAAKTGMLGGREQVHAVAETWKQLAHGRIPLVVDPVMVATSGGRLLEDEAVRTLVDELLPLATLITPNMDEARVLWDREVASLEDMEACARELSTRFGTAVLVKGGHLRGDAADVLCHQNNLSWHIAPRTAGVHTHGTGCTFSAAIATGLAHDLPLNEAVAKAKQFVSRAIAQHFMWQSAGAGIVHALNHLQQTGA
- a CDS encoding ApaG domain, with product MNFDPLPGLTVTVDSIAYDPTRPAPPDRPHPFVYHVSIHNDSEETVRIFGRKWIVRDTDGDTMVVEGDGVVGQFPNLSPGETFSYNSYHVIKVESTATGSFFGTTPDGRRVCTRIPPFEMQPPLMV